The genomic window CCTCGATCGTCTCCGCCCGATCCTCCGGGAAGCGATCGCCCGCCACGCCTTCGTCAATGTTGACATGGAGCAGTACGCCTACAAGGATCTCACCTACGCCATCTTCCGCCGCGCACTCAACGAGCCCGAGTTCCGCGAATACCCCCACTTCGGCATCGTCTGCCAGGCCTATCTGCTCGACGCCGAGGCCGACCTGCGGGGCCTCCGCGACTGGGCCGAGGCCCGAGGCACGCCGGTCACGATCCGACTGGTCAAGGGGGCCTACTGGGATTACGAGGTCCTGCTCGCCCGGCAGGTTGGCTGGCCTCTGCCCGTCCACTCCCGCAAGTGGGAAACCGACGCCTGCTTCGAGCGCTGCTCGGAGTTCCTGCTCGACCATCATCAATGGCTTCGCCCCGCCTTCGGCAGCCACAACGTCCGCAGCCTCGCCCACGCGATGGCCTCGGCCGAGGTCCGAGAGATCCCGATCGACGCCTTCGAGGTCCAGATCCTTCACGGCATGGGTGACCCGATCCGACGGGCTCTGATCGACCGGGGCCACCGGGTCCGTGTCTACTCCCCTTACGGCGCCATGCTGCCCGGCATGGCCTATCTCGTCCGTCGCTTGCTCGAAAACACCTCGAACGAGTCGTTCCTTCGGGCCAGTGCCCACGGAGAGATACCGGTCGAGGAACTCTTGAAGAACCCCCAGGAGGTCGGAACCATGCGAGCCGTTGTCACCCGGCCTCGGACCGAGGCCCAACCGGAAGGCCAGCTTCCAGCCTTCACCAATCAACCTCCCATCGACTTCTCCCGAACCGAGAACCGCGACCGCATGCGGGCCGCCCTCGATCAGGTCCGCGCCCAGTTCGGCCGCGAGTACCCGCTCCGGATCGGCCGAGACGAGGTCTGGACCAACGATTGGCTCACCTCCGAGAGTCCCAACGACACCTCCCTCATCGTCGGTCGCACCGCGAAGGCCACCCGCGACCACGCCGACCGCGCGTTAACGATCGCCGAAGCGGCCTATCCTTCCTGGTCCTCGACCCCAGCCAAAACCCGCGCCGAGGTGCTCGTGAAGGCCGCCGCTATCATGCGAGCCCGCCTCTTTGAGCTGGCCGCCTGGGAGGTCTTCGAGTGTGCCAAGCCCTGGGCCGAGGCCACGGCCGACATCGACGAGGCGATTGACTTCTGCGAATTCTACGCCCGACGGATGCTCGACCTGGCCGATCCCCGCCGCCGAGACGTTCCCGGCGAGACGAACCGCCTCGAATACTTCGGCCGAGGGGTCGCCGTGGTCATCCCCCCCTGGAATTTTCCTCTGGCCATCCCTTGCGGGATGACCGTCGCCGCCCTCGTCGCCGGATGCCCGGTCGTCCTGAAGCCGGCCGAACAATCGCCGGTCATCGCCTGGCACCTCGTCCAGATTCTCCGAGAGGCCGGCGCACCTCCCGAGGTCATCCAGTATCTGCCCGGTGTCGGAGAGGAGGTCGGGGCCGCCCTGGTCGATGACCCGAGAGCCGCCGTCGTCGCCTTCACCGGCTCGAAGGCCGTCGGCCTGACGATCAACCGGGTTGCCGCCGACACCAAACCCGGCCAGCATCACGTCAAGCGCGTCATCGCCGAGATGGGGGGGAAGAACGCCATCATCATCGACGACGACGCCGACCTCGACGAAGCCGTTGTTGGCGTCCTCAGAAGCGCCTTCGGTTACGCCGGCCAGAAATGCTCGGCCGCCTCCCGAGCCATCGTCCTTGACGGCATCTACGACGCCTTCGTGCAACGGCTGGCCGAGGCCCTCCCCTCGTGGACCGTCGGCCCGGCCGACGACCCCGACCCGGCGATTCCCCCGGTCATCAACGCCGAGGCTCGCGATCGGATCAACGATTACAAACGAATTGCCCGCACCGAAGGCCGCGTTGTCGCCGAACTGGATGTCGGCCCGCTCGCCGATCGCGGACACTACGTCGGCCCGATGATCGTCGCCGATGTGGACCCGAAAGCCCGGATCGCCCAGGAAGAAGTCTTTGGGCCGATCCTGACCGTGATCCGCGCTAGGGATCTTGACGACGCGCTGCGCATCACCGCCGATGTGGAATACGCCCTGACCGCCGGTCTCTACTCGCGAAGCCCCGCCCACATCGACCGTGTCTCACGATCGCTCCGCGTCGGCAACCTCTACATCAACCGCCCCTGCACCGGAGCGCTCGTCGATCGCCAGCCATTCGGCGGCTTCAAGATGTCGGGCATCGGCACCAAGGCCGGAGGCCCCGATTATCTGCTCGAATTCCTGCTGGCCCGCTCAATCACCGAAAACACCATGAGGCGAGGGTTCGCTCCCGACCTCGACGAGTTGGCCGATCTCGAACCTTCGACTGCATCTCACCCCTGAGCCGATCACCTCCACCTTGCTCAACGACACCCATCCCCCGAGCCTTTCCCAATTGGCTCGGGGGCATCCATCGAGACCACAAACACCTCGTCGCCAACACGCATTGCGTGGTGATCCCCCTCGATCAACCGGCCTGACGCCCCGTCGAGCGTGGCCGCTTCGCAACGATCGGCCTGGCGAAGCGCGCCCGGAGCGGTTCCTCGACCGCTTCGTAATCCCGGTAGCGCAACCGCAGATCCTCATGCCGGAGATTGGCTTCGACCACAATCTCGGCCCAGGCCGCCAGGCTCGTGTCCACTACGGTCATCACGCCGTAGAGTCGACCGAAGGGGGGCACGGCCCCTCGCTCGCAATCGACAAAGACTTGGCTCACCTCATCCTCAGTCGCCAGGCGAACACGGTTGGCCTCCAGCACCAGGGCCAATCGCTCCAGATCGACCCGATGCGTGCTCGGTAACACCGCCAGCACGAACCGATCGTCCGCTCGGATCAAGACCCCCTTGGCCACCTGATCTCCCGGCACATGGACACTATGGGCTCGACGCGATGCCGTCGATTCAGGGCGGTGCAGCATCGCCTCAAATCGCACCCGATGCTGTTGCAGGTATCCCTGGATGCACATCATACGACCCTCCCAATCGGTGCGGTTACCCCTTGTCATTATAGTCGATCTAGGGAGTCTGGGTAACATTTTTGTGTCCTGTGACTCAAAATTGACCCAAGGTTGCGTCGTTGGGAACCGAATTCGGGGTCCATCCTCGCGTGGAATTGCTCCGGACCCGAACGGCTGCTAAAATTATTATACGGTTCGAGACGGGCTGATGACCGCCTCGGGGCCTGGCATTCGTTTGCAAAAACAAACGAGCCGGGAGCATCCCGGGGAGGAAAGTCCGGACTCCTGAGGGCACGATGGTGGGTAACGCCCACCGCTCGGTCTGGTGACGGATCGAGTAGGGACAGTGCAACAGAAAGCAAACCGCCTCCCCGGCCTCTTGGGTCGGGGCGGTAAGGGTGAAACGGTGAGGTAAGAGCTCACCAGCAGGCCGGGCGACCGGTCTGGCTCGGTAAACCCCATCGGGAGCAAGACCAAATAAGGGAGCAGTGGAGGGTTCGAGCAATCGGACTCTCTCGCGGGTTTGCCCGACCCGTTCGCGACTCCCGGGTAGGTCGCTTGAGGCGTCGGGTAACCGACGTCCCAGAGAAATGGTCATCCGGTCGCCTTCGCGGGCGTCCGACAGAATCCGGCTTACCGCCCGTCTGGAACCGATCCCTGCTCGCAAACTTTCCTGTCCTCACGCCAGGAACTTCTCCGCCGAATCCTCTGAGAAATCCCGTCACATTCCACCCGATTGCGGAGCCCTGATCCGTTCCGCTCTCTTTCCGCTTGTCGAGCCGACGACCGCGCACTATGATGGATGCATCAGGGACCGAGAATCCCGATTCCGCTGTAGAATCTCCCGAGTGCCGGTCCGATCAGCAAGGAGCTCGTCGCATGAGTGCACTCGCACCCAGCGCTGTTGATCGCATGGTTCGACCCGTTCCCACCACATCCTCTTCCTTGAGTGTGGAATTGCTGGTCACTGGCGCGATTGTCGACTCCTGGGTCGAACCGGCCGGCCATTGCGACTGGAACTCGAAACTCGTGCTCCAAATCGCCCCCCGAGGCCGAAGCCGAGAACTGGTCATCGCCGAGGCCGAGGCCGTTCTCGTGCCCGATCTGGGATGGCTGGCCGACCTGGCCGAAAACCTTTGTCACGGGAGCCCGGTTTCCATCCGGCTCCGCCGCGGGAGGGACGGCGCGTTGAAGGTCACGCATCTGGACCTCACCCGATAAGCAGGCTTTTCCCAATCACGCCCCTCGTCGGCGATGGCAGGCAGCACCTCTCGACGGCTGCAGCACCTTTGGCTCCGTCCGTTTGGCAAGGCACAGGCACCGAAGTGTCTTCAAACCGCGACGGCTCCTCCTGGGCCACCCGACCTTTTGGTTGAAATTGCTTGACTCCCCTGCTCTGTCCCCTAAAACAAACAGAAGATTTGGGCGCCCATCCGCCGAGACTCCTTGTCTCGTCGGTTCGTCGTCCGCCGCGATCTCCTTCCCCGTTCCGCCCCTCCCCGTGATGACCTCGCGACGTTCCGCCGAGCGATGGTATTTCGGTCGCCGACGCATTACGATACGCAAAGCAACCTCTCGCCGTCCCGGTTGATCGACCGTTCCGCCATCGTCTCTACGGGAGATCGGAGCCGATCCGTCCGTCGAGGCCGACGACGGCCTCGCGTCCGCTCCTCCCGGACGTCCGGCTCAATCAATCCCAGGTTCGGGAGGCTGCTCGGAATCGGGGATGTTTTCCTCAGTAGGGTGCTGGCATGATCCGCTCATCGATTGCGAAGAAGGCCGTGGTGGCGATCACCGGCCTCTTGCTGTTTGGCTTCGTCATTGGCCACATGGTGGGGAACCTCCAGATCTTCCTCGGCCGCGAGACGATCAACAACTACGCCGAGTTCCTCCACTCCATGCCCGAATTGCTCTGGGTCGCCCGCATCGGACTGCTCGTTGCCGTGGCATTGCACATCACCTTCACCATCTGGGTCTCGAAGGAGAATCGCGAATCCCGTCCCCAGCGGTACGTGATGGAACGCACAACCCGAGCCTCGTCGGCGTCTCGAACCATGCTGCTCTCCGGGCTCCTCGTGCTGGCCTTCATCGTCTACCACTTGCTCCACTTCACTGTCCAGGTGACCAATCCCGACTACCAGCAGTACTACGAACATCACGGCCAGCCCGTCACCCTCGTCAGCTTCGAGCCGACTCAAATCGGCCCCGGCCAGGAACAGGCCGACCTTGACGCCGCCGTCGAGGCCTCGACACCAGGAAACGACGTCGCCACCGAGGCGGCCCGAGCGATCCAGGAAATCCCAGCCGACTCGGTCGCCGAATCAGAGCGCCGCGAGTACCGCCGCGACGTCTACCGAATGGTCATCCTCGGATTTCGAGACCCCTTGATCGCCCTGACCTACATCGTCGCTCAGATTTTGCTCGGCCTGCACCTCAGCCACGGGGCCAGTGCCATGTTCCAAACCCTTGGCCTGACGATCCCCAAGTACCGCCGTGGGTTGTTCCTGGTCGGTCCGGTCGCCGCAACGATCATCGTCCTGGGCAACGTCTCCATCCCGGCTTTCATCCTGCTCGATTACTGGACCAAATTCGGCTACTTCACCATCTGAGCCCGAGGCCGTGGCCGAGCCCCCGCCCGATCCCGCCCAACATGACCTCGCCTCGCCGGGCCGCTCAGCTCCGCTCCGCTTCGCTCAACTCGACCGATCAGGAAAGGCACGCGTATGAAGGTCCTTGAAGAGACGCTCGACGCCCGGATCCCCGACGGTCCGATCGACCAGAAATGGACCCGGCACCAGGGCGAGCTGAAGTTGGTTGCGCCCAATAACAAGCGCAAGTACTCGGTCATCGTTGTCGGCACCGGCCTGGCTGGCGGTTCCGCCGCCGCCACTCTGGCCGAGCTCGGCTACAACGTCCGCTCGTTCTGCTACCAGGACAGTCCCCGACGTGCCCACTCGATCGCCGCTCAGGGTGGCATCAACGCTTGCAAGAATTATCAGAACGACGGAGACTCGGTCCAGCGCTTCTTTTACGATACCATCAAGGGGGGCGACTTCCGCAGCCGAGAGGCCAACGTCTACCGCCTGACCGAACTCTCGACCAACATCATCGACCAGTGCGTCGCCCAGGGGGTTCCCTTCGCCCGAGAGTACGGCGGCACGCTCGATAACCGCAGCTTCGGCGGCGCCCAGGTCTCCCGAACCTTCTACGCCCGGGGCCAGACCGGCCAACAGCTCCTGCTCGGTTGCTATCAGGCGATGATGCGTCAGGTCAACGCCGGCAAGATCAAAATGTACCCGCGCACCGAGATGCTCGAACTGGTCATCGCCAATGGGCGAGCCATCGGCATCATCACCCGCGACATGGTCACCGGCAAGATCGAGAAGCACTGCGCCGATGCCGTCGTCCTGGCCACCGGCGGCTACGGCAACGTCTTCTACCTCTCCACCAACGCCAAAGGGTGCAACGTCACCGCCGCCTTCCGGGCCTACCAACAGGGGGCCTACTTCGCCAACCCCTGCTACACCCAGATCCACCCGACCTGCATCCCGCCGCACGGCGAGCACCAATCGAAATTGACGTTGATGAGCGAATCGCTCCGCAACGACGGCCGCGTCTGGGTTCCCATCAAGCCCGGCGACAAGCGCCACCCCGACCAGATCCCCGAGAACGAACGCGACTACTACCTCGAACGCCTTTACCCCTCCTACGGCAACCTCGCGCCACGCGATATCTCCAGCCGAGCCGCCAAGAAGGTCTGCGACGAAGGCCGAGGCGTCGGCCCGTCCGGCGTTGGTGTCTACCTCGACTTCCGAGATGCCATCAACCGCCTCGGCCAGAAGACCATCGCCGCGAAGTACGGCAATCTGTTCGACATGTACCAGCGCATCACCGACGAGGACCCTTACAAGGTCCCCATGCGCATCTACCCGGCCAGCCACTACACGATGGGCGGGCTCTGGGTCGATTACAACTTGATGAGCAACATCCCCGGTCTGTTCGTCATCGGCGAGGCCAACTTCTCCGACCACGGTGCCAACCGTCTCGGTGCCAGTGCCCTGCTTCAGGGCTTGGTTGACGGTTACTTCGTCCTGCCCTACACCATCGGAGACTACTTCGCCCGCTTCAAGAAGCTCGACGCCGGCATCGATCACCCCGAGTTCGACCAGGCCGAAGCCCGCGCCAAGGATCGGGTCCGCACCTTGCTCTCCATCAACGGCAAACGCACGCCCGACTCCTTCCACCGCGAGCTCGGCAAGATCGTCTGGGACAAGTGCGGCATGGCCCGCAACGCCGACGGTCTTCGCGAGGCCATCGCCAAGATTCCCGAGATTCGCCAGGAATTCTGGGAGAACGTCAAGGTCACCGGCTCCGGAGAGGAGCTGAACATCGCCCTCGAACAGGCCGGCCGCGTGGCCGACTTCATCGAGCTCGGCGAACTCATGTGCCGCGACGCCCTCGCCCGAAACGAAAGCTGCGGCGGTCACTTCCGCGAGGAGTACCAGACCGAGGAGGGCGAGGCCTTGCGAGACGACGAGAACTTCTGCCACGTCTCGAACTGGAAGTCCAACGGCCCCGATGCCGAACCCGACCTGGTGATCGAACCGCTCGTTTTCGAACACGTTGAACTTGCGACCCGGAGCTACAAGTAATCCCATGAACCTGACACTGCACATCTGGCGGCAGAAGGGGCCCTCCGATCCGGGCCGCATGGTCACGTATCAGGCCAAGGACGTCAGCCCCGACCAGTCGTTCCTCGAAATGCTCGACGTCCTCAACGAGGACCTCATCCTTCGCGGCGAAGACCCGGTCGTCTTCGACCACGACTGCCGCGAAGGCATCTGCGGCTCGTGCGGCATGGTCATCAACGGGGTCGCCCACGGCCCCGAGCAAACCACCACCTGCCAGCTCCATATGCGGAGCTTCAAGGATGGCGACTCGATCTATATCGAGCCCTGGCGAGCCGATCCGTTCCCGGTCATCCGCGACCTGATGGTCGATCGCTCCGCCTTCGACCGCGTCATCTCGGCCGGCGGCTACGTGTCGATCAACACCGGATCGGCTCCTGAGGCCAACTCCATCCCCGTCCGCAAGGAAGACGCCGACCTCGCCTTCGACTCCGCCACCTGCATCGGCTGCGGGGCCTGCGTCGCCGCCTGCAAGAACGCCTCGGCCATGCTCTTTACCTCGGCCAAGGTCGCCCAGCTTTCCCGATTGCCCCAGGGGCAGGTCGAGCGCAAGCGACGCGTCCTCAACATGGTCGAGCAGATGGACAAGGAAGGCTTCGGCAACTGCTCCAACTACCAGGAGTGCGAGGCCGTCTGCCCGAAGGGGATCAGTACCCAGAACATCACCGTGATGAACCGCGAGTATCTCCGCGCGAGTCTCTCTGGCGCCTGAGCCCTCGCCTCCCGACTTGGGGCCTACCCCCCTTGCGGTTCTTTCGATTCGATCATTCGGGGTCGGTGCTCCTGCAAAGGAATGCCGACCCCGATTGCGTGCGCGGTGAGACGATGGGTCATCTGTCCGCCCCGGCCCCAACCGCTCGGGTCAGACGGCCGGCCTCGGCCGCTCGAACGCAACAAGCTGCTGCCTCAAGATTCGCAAGAGCGAGACAAACACCGCCGCAACGATCGGCCCGACGAAGATCCCCACCACTCCCAGGAGTTGCACTCCGCCCAAAATCGAGATCAAGGCCATCAAGGGGTGCATCTCGGTGGTTCCCTTCAATACCATCATGCGCACCAGATAATCGAGGTTCCCAATGACCACTGCTCCCAGAAGGCTCAGGATAATCGCCGCGGCATACTTCCCCTCATAGAACAGGTAACCGGCCAGCGGAATCCAGATCACCGGCGGACCGACGAAGGGGATCATCGCCGCAATCGCCGTCAGCAGCATGAGCAAAAAGATCCAGGGACCGATCCCGATCCCGAAAATCAGATCGAGGATTGCGATGATCAGCCCCAGGCCGATGGATTGCACCATCGCCGCCAGCAAGATCGCCAGCACCACCCCTCGGCAGACTTCGGCAAAGCGCCACCGAATCTGACGGTCTTGCTCCGGATCCAGAGGGGTGAGTTCCTCCCAGGCTTTCAGAATCGACTCCCCATCCTTCAGGAAGAAAAACCCCGAGATCAAGAACAGCAGCGACCCAATCACAAACGCCGTCGCGCTGCCCAGCGCTTTCATGGCTCGCTGAAACAAGAGCGCCTCGCCATCGCGTAAAAGACGCACCACCTGTTCTTCCAGGGTTTCGGTCTCAATCGGCAGCCGATCCCCGACAAGTTCCAGAAGCCGCTCACGAGCCACCGGATCGAGCGCTGCCTGCTCCAACTGGTCGATGGCTCGCTGCGCCTGGTCCTTGATCAAAAAGAACCCCGCCGTGGTCGGAATCACCACCACCAGCACCACCACCACCGTGATGATGAGCGAGGCCAGCCAATCGGGCAATCGCCCCCGTCGCATCAAGTCGCGCTGAAGCGGCATTGCCAGCAGGGCGAACACCGCCCCCAAAAAGAGCGGCAAAAACAGCGGCCGGATCACCTGATAGAACAGGACCGCGACGGTCAAGCTCACCCCGATCAGCATGACGAGCGAGACGACCTGGCGCGACCGGCTGGGACGTTCGGCAAACTTCGGTGAGCTCGAATCGCTTGGCTGTGACATGGTCAACCTGACTCTCCGAAATCGGGAGCATGCCCCTCGGCAACCAGCCCCACACGAAATCAACGTCAACACAACGCCTGGTGAGCAGCCAAACTTAGCCCTGCAACGGCCCGCGAGGCTGATCCCTCGTCAGGCAGTGTAACGTCCCCAGCCCCCAGACCAGCTCGACGGCATGAATCCCCACCACCGTCCGATCCGGAAACAGGTCTGCAAGAATCCCAAGCGCCAGCCGGTCCTTCGGGTCATTGAACGTCGGAACAAGGACCACGGAATTGGCAATGTAAAAATTCGCATAACTCGCCGGAACCTGCTGGCCGTCGAACACCACCGGCTCCGGCATCGGCAGCTCGACAATCCGCAAGGGGCGGTTGTCCTGATCGGTCGCGTCTCTCAACCGTTCCAGGTTTTCCTGAAGTCTGGCGTGGTTTGGGTCGTTCGGGTTGTCTTCAACGCAGGTCACCACGGTCGACTTATCAACAAATCGGGTAATGTCGTCCACATGCCCGTGTGTGTCGTCTCCCTCGATCCCCTGCCCCAGCCAAATGACCTTCGTCACGCCAAGGTACTGCCCCAGGAACCGCTCATAATCCACGCGATCGAGCCCCGGATTGCGTTCCTGTTGCTTCGACAGCAAGCATTCCTCGGTCGTGATCAAGGTTCCCCGGCCATTGACGTCGATCGCCCCACCTTCCAGAACGATCCGCCTCGGTTTTCCGTCGATCGCGGCCCTCGGCTGCCATCGCGTCAAGCCAAGCTCCTCGGCCACGACCCGAGGCACCCGGTTGTCTCGCTTGTACTGGTTGTACTTTGCCCAGGCATTGAATTTCCAGTCGATCAACGAGACGGGCGGAAGCTTGCCGTTCTCGCCGTGCGATCGGTCCCGAACCACGAACATCGGCCCCGAGTCGCGCAGCCATCCCCGATCGGTCTTCTTCCTCACCCACTCGATCCGATTCAAATCCACTCCCGACTTCGCCAGCGCATCGTTGGCCTTCCGCTCGACCTTCTTCGAGCCGACAATAATCCGAACCGGTTCCGATCGGCTCAGATGCCGAACGATCTCGGCATAGACCCACCCGATCGGCTCAAATTTCCCCGGCCAGTCCTCCCGATTCTGCGGCCAGGCAATCCAGGTCGCCTCGTGCGTCTCCCACTCCGCCGGCAATCGGTAGCCGAGCGCCGCCGGAGTCTCGGTCGTGGTCGATTCGTCGCTCAATGACATGATTCAGCCCATTCTGAGAAGGTCGTGCGAAGGGTCTTGCCTGCCCGACCTTCGCGATCGGACCATCCTAACCGATGCCCCGGTTGCGGTCATGGGCGCGATGGCTCCCCTCTCGGTTTGCCACCGATCCTCCCCGAGTTCGCCTTGCCAGGATCTGCCATCGGACTAGACTGAGACCGACGCGGATCGTATCGCCTGTCTCGATTTCTCGACGAGGAGCACGGAGGCTTCCCGATGGACGACCTGCTTACCCCCGCCCAGCGCTCCTGGTTCGACGCCGCCGTTACCTTCGCCCGATCTGAACTGTGCGACGACGTGGCCGACCGCGACCGCCTCGGCACCTTCCACCGCGACGGCTACCGAAAATGCGGCACGCTCGGCCTGCTCGGCCTTCCCGTGCCGAAGGAATACGGCGGCGGGTCGGATGACCTCGTCTCCGCCGTCGCCGCTGTCGAGGGGCTCGGCTACGGCTGCCACGATACAGGCCTCGTCTTCGCCCTCGGCGCGTCGCTCTGGACGGTCACCATGCCGATCCTCGCCTTTGGCACCGAGGAGCAGAAACGCCGATGGCTCCCCGGCCTCTGCGACGGCTCCCTGTTTGGTGCCAACGCCGCCAGCGAGCCCGAGGCCGGTTCCGACATCTTCAGCATGTCCACAAAGGCCGAGAAGAAGGCCGACCGCTGGGTCCTCAACGGCCGCAAGGTCTGGATCACCGGCGGCGCGATCGCCGACGTCCTCGTCGTCTTCGCCACAGTCGATCCCGGCAAGGGGGCACTTGGCCTCACCTCCTTCATCGTGCCGAAAGACACCCCCGGCCTCCGCGTCGTCCGCGAGATCCCGAAGCTCGGCATGCGCACCGCCCCCATGGCCGAGCTCGCCTTCGAAGACTGCGAGCTGCCGCTCGACGCCATCCTCGAACGCGAAGGCCGCGGCGCCCGCGTCTTCAACGCCGCGCTCGAATGGGAACGCGGCGCGATCCTCGCCGGCACCCTCGGCACCATGCGCCGCCAGCTCGAACGGTGTGTCGATCACGCCCGCAAGCGTAAGCAGTTCGGCCAGTCGATCGGCAAGTTCCAGGCCGTCTCCCATCGACTCGTCGACATGAAGCTCCGCTACGAAACCTCTCGTCCCCTCGTCTACGGCTTCGCCCGCAAGAAAGCCCGCGGCGAGGACGCCACGCTCGAAGCCGCCATGGCCAAGCTCCACGTCTCCGAGTGCTTCGTCGCCAACTCCCTCGATGCCGTCCGCCACTTCGGCGCCCAGGGCTATGTGACCGAGAACGGCATCGAACGCGACCTCCGCGACAGTGTCGGCGGCGTCATCTTCTCTGGCACCAACGACATCCAGCGCAATATCATCGCCGCCCGGATGAAGATCTGATTCGGCAGGGTCCGGAGGCTCGACGGCCACGGGCTCGTCGATCGTCTCCCCGGGATCGCGTGTTTCAAGACGCAGAGGTGACGTTTCCGATGCGATTCACGACCGCGCATCTCGGGGCCCTCGTCGGAATCACGGCCATCATCCTCGCCGCAGTCTTCGGATCGTCGCCAGGGATATTCTGGCTGCTGACCGCGGCCTTCTTCGTCTCGCTCGCCACGCCACTTGGACGAAGGACGCGACGCTGGACGCCGATCGTCCTCGCGCTCGCGTTCGTCGCGATCAACATCCCGCCACCGGTCCTCGGGCACGATTATCTCCTGGGGATAATCGTGCTCGGCCTGTGCGCCCTCGCTGGCCTGAGCATGCCCCGTGTCACCGAAGGGCGTTACGATCGTCGATTCCTCGTGCTCTGGGCGGCGGCGATGTTTTGCATCGCATCAGTCCCCGTGACTCGCTGGCCATTGCGCCTCGCCTTCGCCCTCTCCCGGCCGAACCTGGAAGGGCTTGCCCGCCGCATGGAAGCGGGGGCGCGACCGGCCGGCCCGATGCGGGTCGGAGCGTTCTCGATCGAGGAGGCCGAGATGAGGGACGGCCGGCCTTGCTTCTGGACGAGTACAAACCCCTCGGGATATTCGGGGCTCGTGAGGAATCCAAGGGCCGGCGTCAACCCGGCAGCCGGCCGCCAATCGAATCTCGCGTTTAATCTCTGGTCTTCTGTTGAGATGGATGCCGATTGGGCCTATGTCCAAGAGGATTGACCCGCCCCGATTCGCTCCCCATCATCTCACGACAGGAACCGCTCCACGATCGGCGCATAAGCATCGATCCGTCGATCCCTCAAGAATGGCCAGTGCCGCCGGGTCGTCTCCATCAGCTTCGGGTCGCACTCCACGACCAGAACCTCCTCCGTGTCGTTCCCGGCCTTTGCCAGGATGCGGCCAAACGGGTCGGCCAGGAAGGTGCCGCCCCAGAACTCGATGCCGCCGGCCGGGTCCCCCTCGTGGCCGATCCGGTTCACGCCGGCGACGAACACGCCGTTGGCGATCGCATGGGCTCGCTGCATGGTCATCCAGGCGTCGGCCTGGGCCTCGCCGTACTCAGCCTTCTCGCTCGGATGCCAGCCGATCGCCGTGGGATAGAACAAAATATCCGCACCCCTGAGCGCCGTCAGGCGAGCCGCCTC from Tautonia marina includes these protein-coding regions:
- a CDS encoding acyl-CoA dehydrogenase family protein, with translation MDDLLTPAQRSWFDAAVTFARSELCDDVADRDRLGTFHRDGYRKCGTLGLLGLPVPKEYGGGSDDLVSAVAAVEGLGYGCHDTGLVFALGASLWTVTMPILAFGTEEQKRRWLPGLCDGSLFGANAASEPEAGSDIFSMSTKAEKKADRWVLNGRKVWITGGAIADVLVVFATVDPGKGALGLTSFIVPKDTPGLRVVREIPKLGMRTAPMAELAFEDCELPLDAILEREGRGARVFNAALEWERGAILAGTLGTMRRQLERCVDHARKRKQFGQSIGKFQAVSHRLVDMKLRYETSRPLVYGFARKKARGEDATLEAAMAKLHVSECFVANSLDAVRHFGAQGYVTENGIERDLRDSVGGVIFSGTNDIQRNIIAARMKI
- a CDS encoding AI-2E family transporter, yielding MSQPSDSSSPKFAERPSRSRQVVSLVMLIGVSLTVAVLFYQVIRPLFLPLFLGAVFALLAMPLQRDLMRRGRLPDWLASLIITVVVVLVVVIPTTAGFFLIKDQAQRAIDQLEQAALDPVARERLLELVGDRLPIETETLEEQVVRLLRDGEALLFQRAMKALGSATAFVIGSLLFLISGFFFLKDGESILKAWEELTPLDPEQDRQIRWRFAEVCRGVVLAILLAAMVQSIGLGLIIAILDLIFGIGIGPWIFLLMLLTAIAAMIPFVGPPVIWIPLAGYLFYEGKYAAAIILSLLGAVVIGNLDYLVRMMVLKGTTEMHPLMALISILGGVQLLGVVGIFVGPIVAAVFVSLLRILRQQLVAFERPRPAV
- a CDS encoding agmatine deiminase family protein codes for the protein MSLSDESTTTETPAALGYRLPAEWETHEATWIAWPQNREDWPGKFEPIGWVYAEIVRHLSRSEPVRIIVGSKKVERKANDALAKSGVDLNRIEWVRKKTDRGWLRDSGPMFVVRDRSHGENGKLPPVSLIDWKFNAWAKYNQYKRDNRVPRVVAEELGLTRWQPRAAIDGKPRRIVLEGGAIDVNGRGTLITTEECLLSKQQERNPGLDRVDYERFLGQYLGVTKVIWLGQGIEGDDTHGHVDDITRFVDKSTVVTCVEDNPNDPNHARLQENLERLRDATDQDNRPLRIVELPMPEPVVFDGQQVPASYANFYIANSVVLVPTFNDPKDRLALGILADLFPDRTVVGIHAVELVWGLGTLHCLTRDQPRGPLQG